ATTAGATGATTTACCTACAAAAAAACCTAAAACTATTTTTTATAAACCTGAATACAGTAGTGGTAATGGAACTGAACAGATGAAAAATCTTTTTGGTGAAAAGGCATTTAAAAATCCTAAACCAGAAGAACTTATCCAAGATTTTATTACCATCACAACCAACGAATCCGACATCGTCTTAGACTACCATCTTGGTAGTGGCACAACCGCCGCCGTTGCCCACAAAATGAACCGACAATATATCGGTATTGAACAAATGGATTATATTGAAACGCTTGCCGTTGAACGCTTGAAAAAAGTGATTGATGGCGAGCAAGGCGGTATTTCCAAAGCCGTGAATTGGCAAGGTGGCGGCGAGTTTGTCTATGCCGAACTTGCTCCATTTAACGAAACCGCAAAACAACAAATTTTGGCTTGCGAAGATTCAGACGGCATCAAAACGCTGTTTGAAGGTTTATGCGAACG
This portion of the Dickeya chrysanthemi NCPPB 402 genome encodes:
- a CDS encoding DNA methyltransferase is translated as LDDLPTKKPKTIFYKPEYSSGNGTEQMKNLFGEKAFKNPKPEELIQDFITITTNESDIVLDYHLGSGTTAAVAHKMNRQYIGIEQMDYIETLAVERLKKVIDGEQGGISKAVNWQGGGEFVYAELAPFNETAKQQILACEDSDGIKTLFEGLCERYFLKYNVSVNEFSQIIQEPEFQSLALDEQKQMVLEMLDLNQMYVSLSEMDDEQFAGCLNDDDKALSREFYQSAKNQAEKKDGE